The bacterium nucleotide sequence TAGATTTTACATAGCTGGTTACTGTAAACCCCTTCAGATATAAAATCTCCACTTCCTTTTGCCACAGCTATCGCCTGGTGATAATAGTCTATCGCCTTGCTAAATTGGTTTGAGAAAAAGGAGAGATTTCCAAGATTAGAAACGAAACTACCTTCTTGTTGTTTATCTCCAATTTTTTTGGCAATTTCTAAGCCATCACGATAATACTCCTCAGCCTGCTTAAATTGACTTAATAAAGCATAAATATTCCCAAGATTGCAGAGAGCCTTCATTTGATTTGTTAAGTCTTTATTCTCTTTGGCATTGCTTAGTTCATCTGATAAAGAGCCTATTTTCTTATTTTTCTTATCCCACTGTTTTATTTTTTCTTTAAAGAAATCTTGAACCGAATCTTCATATTGTTCATCTCCAATCTCTTTAGCAATATTTTCTGCCTGAATAAAACATTCCATTGCCTTGTCAGATTGACCTGACTTGATATATACATCACCAAGCATAGAAATATAATTACCTTCATTCTGTAGATCTTCATCTTCTTGAGCGATTTTTAGTGCCTTAGAAAGATAACCAATAGCCTTGTCAAATTGCTCTAATTTAGAATAGCTTTCTCCAATCTTAGACAAAATATTGCTTTCATGCTGTCTGTTCCTCATCTTTTTGGCAATATCAAGGCCATACTCAAAGTATTCAATAGCCTGATAAAACTCTAAGAGATCAAAGTACACTATGCCTATATTCCAGAGATCTGAAATCTCATTTTCTAGACTTCTCATTTCTTTACTAATCTTCACCGCCTCTTTATAATATTCAATAGCTTCCAGGAATTCTGCAGAAGCCCAATATATGTTGCCAAGGGAAGATAATTGATAATGTATTCCTTTTCTAAAGAGAATGCTCTTTGAGATAGATAAGGCATCTTTAAGAAAATCTATTGCCTTTGATGAATATCCTGATTTATAGTACTGGTTACCCAAAACACCAAGCCACCAGCTTTCATGTCTTCTGTCTTTGGTCTCAATAGCAATTGCATGGGCTAATTCATAACATTCAATTGCTTTTTTATGCTCGTCTCTTTCCTCATAAATATTTCCTAAATCCCCAAGCCATATACCTTCATATCTTCTATCTTTACTTTCAGGTTCGCGACAAATATCTATAGCCTGTTTATAGTACTCCTCAGCCTTTTCCAAATCTCCTTTTGAATGGAGTGCATTACCCAAGCATCCAAAATTTCTTCCTTCAATCTTCCGATTTTTAATTTCCTTGAAAAATGCTTTGGCCAGATTGTGGTATTCTATTGATTCATCGATTTCACCCAGAAAATGGCATACATCTCCTAAGTTTACAAGTTGTGTACATTCACTATTCTTATCCTGGCAAACTTGGGCAATGGATAGAGCTTCTTTATAATATCTCTTTGCCTCTTGTATGTCTCCCAAATCGCGGAATACAAGCCCTAAATTACCAAGAAGAATACTTAACTTATCCTCTGGAATCTCTTTTCTTTTTTCTTCAAAACCTTTATAAATGTTCATCAACTCTCTAAAGTAACACCAAGAAAACAGTTTATCATGTAGTCCTTCTTTCATAAATAATTCCACTGTTTCTTTAGTTCTCTCAGCAGATATGAGGTGCTCAATGGCATCAAGAAGAGGATATATATCCTCAATAGACTTCTTATGTTCCGATAAGAGGGATGCCTGGTTGAGGTAGAAATCTCCTGCCTTGCTATGAAGATAGATTTTTTCTTTATCTTTTAATTGACTTAACACATATTCCCTTACTATTGCGTGAACATCATAAGTTTCTTCTTGAGGTCTTGACACAAGACATCGCTGGATTAGTTCATTCAAAGCATGAAGGCTCTCTCTTTCAGGCATATCTGTCACAAAAGAAAAAGCCTTTAGGTCACATGGTTTTAAAAATATACAAACAGAATGGAGAGCCTTCTTCAAATTTGAATCGTGAGAAATCCTTTTGTAAGCCCGAGAGACGACATTAGTAGTAATCTTCTCTAATTTGCCCAACCAAAGGATGTCATCATTTATAATTGTTTGGATACCTGTAGAAGATAGGGAAGGAGCTATCCACTCTAATGCACCAGGATGTCCTTGCATCTTTTCTCTTACCAGTGTTCTTATATCTTCAACCGACTTCTCCAAAATTGGTCTATCTTCTTCAGAAATTCCCCTCTTGAGTATTTCTATTCCCGCAGATTCATCAACACCTTTAAGAAATATATGATGGAATTCCTTCTCTTCTGAATCTTTAGGTATCACCCACGCAGTAAGTATCAGCCTTGCACTCTCTAAATTCCTTGAGCAAGTTAAAAACTTAGCAAAACCCTCATCCTTTGGTTTAAGGGTTTTCCTATCAACAAGAACCTCAAATTGGTCAATAATAACAAGACATGAGTTCTTCTCAATTGTGTTTATGACTAATTGAACCTGCTCATCTACGGTGCTACCACCAAAATCTATATCCTCATCGGTTAGATATTTAATCAGTCGTCTTCCAAACTCAGAAAATGAAGGTGGTTTATCATAGTTAAGGCGTCTCCAATAATACCTTTTGAACTGCAACCATTTATCTTTTATTATTTTTTCAAAAAGTGCTGAAAGTAATTTTGACTTGCCGATTCCTTTAATGCCTACAATAGCAAAAGAATACCCTTTGAGTAAATTAAGGCATTTTTCTATCTCTTCTTCGCGTCCAAATAAATCTTTAGCTGGAACCTTATATTCTTCTTCTGAAATAGGTATAATTTTTCTTTTTCTTTCTTCCCTTTCCTTCCTTTCTTGCATCTCTTCCAAAACTTGAATAATCTCTGGTGGAAAAGGCTCCCTAAGGAATCGGTTCTCTTTAACATCGGAAGTAGTACTGATGTTAATCTGTATTTTATTATTTACCAATGTCTCTAATATCTGGGCATTCTTATTAGAAAACCCATCAATGAATATAGATTTAACCAATGGACCATATTTTTCTTTGTCCTCTGGGCGCATTTGAATAACCACTTCAATCGCATAAGGGGTGTAGGAGCTGATCTCGGTCTGATTGTGTAACCACCAATAAATTTCATCATGTGGGTCAAGTCTAAAATTCCTTACTGTTTCGAATGATACCCGATTACTTGCTATATCCAATTCATCAGAGAAGCGTAACATCGCCCCTATTAGTCGTTTGCGTTCATTCGAATTGAACTTGAACTTCTCGTCACAATCGTCAATTGGTAGTTTAGAATGGTACTTGCAGACATCCATCAAGTCCTCTACAAGATTTGAAGGAATAGTTTTAGCTGCAGGACCAAGGACAGAGTCTCCAGTCTCGTAGGCATACTCAATCCAGGCGGCACTGAAGTAGTGGTGGTTTTTGCGAATAGCTTTCTGCTCGTCTATGCTGTAGCTACTGGATGTCGAAGCAGTAAAGGTAACATCAAACTCTGCGCCCATTTTTTCAGCCCTCTCCTTAATCTCAGGGAATCTGATAACATCACACTGCATTCCTATATCGTGCAAGTAGATACCTGCCAAAACCAGATACATTTCTTGTGCAGAAATGGGTTTACCTTGATTAACTTCTAACAATTTGTTTTTAAAATTTTCTACTACTCGCTCGCAATGTGTTTCATCATGGTAAGTACAATCCCGAATGATGCGTGGTGCATCAGAAGCCCATATATCTTCCATTGCTTCTCGAATTTGTGCAAGATTGGAGCGAAGACGATTGTTGGCAATATCCTTCAAAAGTTGTTCCTCAATAGCGGAAAATTTAGCCATGATTCTGTACCTCTTAACAATCTGTTTATACTTATGACAATATCATCTTAATTAGGAGTCTTACATAAATAAAAAAAACCAGGTTATTCATTCTCTTTTTTTCCAATTTATCTTTAAAAATAAGCTGATGACACCTAACATTTCTTAAATTAAGGGCACGGCATTGCATATAACGGGATGCGGATGAGCGAAGTGCCCCTTTAGGGGCATAGGTTCGACAGGCTCACTACAAATTTTGGCTTCAGCCCCGACCCGCAAGCGCGACCCACTTCGTGGGTTCCCCGCCGCCGCTGATAGCCGAAGTGACGCTTCGCAACTTCCCTTTTTCAAAGATTCCCCTTGAGTTACATAAAGCTTCCGCCTTTCGCTCATCTGCATCCCGATAACCAAAATGCGAACCCCAAAGGGGTTCGAGCGAAGCGTCATTTTGGTTATCGTT carries:
- a CDS encoding tetratricopeptide repeat protein yields the protein MAKFSAIEEQLLKDIANNRLRSNLAQIREAMEDIWASDAPRIIRDCTYHDETHCERVVENFKNKLLEVNQGKPISAQEMYLVLAGIYLHDIGMQCDVIRFPEIKERAEKMGAEFDVTFTASTSSSYSIDEQKAIRKNHHYFSAAWIEYAYETGDSVLGPAAKTIPSNLVEDLMDVCKYHSKLPIDDCDEKFKFNSNERKRLIGAMLRFSDELDIASNRVSFETVRNFRLDPHDEIYWWLHNQTEISSYTPYAIEVVIQMRPEDKEKYGPLVKSIFIDGFSNKNAQILETLVNNKIQINISTTSDVKENRFLREPFPPEIIQVLEEMQERKEREERKRKIIPISEEEYKVPAKDLFGREEEIEKCLNLLKGYSFAIVGIKGIGKSKLLSALFEKIIKDKWLQFKRYYWRRLNYDKPPSFSEFGRRLIKYLTDEDIDFGGSTVDEQVQLVINTIEKNSCLVIIDQFEVLVDRKTLKPKDEGFAKFLTCSRNLESARLILTAWVIPKDSEEKEFHHIFLKGVDESAGIEILKRGISEEDRPILEKSVEDIRTLVREKMQGHPGALEWIAPSLSSTGIQTIINDDILWLGKLEKITTNVVSRAYKRISHDSNLKKALHSVCIFLKPCDLKAFSFVTDMPERESLHALNELIQRCLVSRPQEETYDVHAIVREYVLSQLKDKEKIYLHSKAGDFYLNQASLLSEHKKSIEDIYPLLDAIEHLISAERTKETVELFMKEGLHDKLFSWCYFRELMNIYKGFEEKRKEIPEDKLSILLGNLGLVFRDLGDIQEAKRYYKEALSIAQVCQDKNSECTQLVNLGDVCHFLGEIDESIEYHNLAKAFFKEIKNRKIEGRNFGCLGNALHSKGDLEKAEEYYKQAIDICREPESKDRRYEGIWLGDLGNIYEERDEHKKAIECYELAHAIAIETKDRRHESWWLGVLGNQYYKSGYSSKAIDFLKDALSISKSILFRKGIHYQLSSLGNIYWASAEFLEAIEYYKEAVKISKEMRSLENEISDLWNIGIVYFDLLEFYQAIEYFEYGLDIAKKMRNRQHESNILSKIGESYSKLEQFDKAIGYLSKALKIAQEDEDLQNEGNYISMLGDVYIKSGQSDKAMECFIQAENIAKEIGDEQYEDSVQDFFKEKIKQWDKKNKKIGSLSDELSNAKENKDLTNQMKALCNLGNIYALLSQFKQAEEYYRDGLEIAKKIGDKQQEGSFVSNLGNLSFFSNQFSKAIDYYHQAIAVAKGSGDFISEGVYSNQLCKIYLAEANQLFKNDQIETALEECDKAIEIGSNLAKTYEMVGDIYLKLGKSKDNNKFFDNGIENYTRAIQIKPTSSLFHGRGNCYVYKKDLEKAISDYGEAIRLNPQNIAAIMSKMEIEIWLCRYSEARKTYKDIRINRLSHQYRVIAAHFICLALSLEGIPYEDYMASLKDITIKLFKDIYDPNDIEPYISEPKLKELGISQDRIDNALIIHNLFKKHYLSEEDVIKYKQALKEANDLFKKDNLEKAAEKYTEVLEINPSFAGAYNRRGICYRILAVCSPEYAENYLNMAIQDFTKAIKIEPGNDNNYMQRAGCYSQKGDLVNSIPDYQMATGLNPLNKMAFLGEMEVKICLRRYNEVIATYKRLTRGTLLDKEKVIAASLVCIALALEGKDYKNYIDPLNDMEVKLTDISGKHEWLTVEIDWHLTELEKENYMPDRVAIAKEIQALFKNHFV